A region of Beijerinckia sp. 28-YEA-48 DNA encodes the following proteins:
- the ssb gene encoding single-stranded DNA-binding protein → MAGSVNKVILIGNLGRDPEVRRTGNGDAVVNFSVATTESWRDKATGERKDRTEWHNVVIFNEALGKIAEQYCKKGTKVYLEGQLQTREYTDKDGNQRKSTEVVLQRFRGELTLLDSRRDSEERGSFSGGGGGGEFGRSSPMEQRRAPSGGGGGGGSRAPAPIDDDIPF, encoded by the coding sequence ATGGCGGGCAGCGTCAACAAGGTCATTCTGATCGGCAATCTTGGCCGTGATCCTGAAGTGCGGCGCACGGGCAATGGCGATGCGGTGGTCAATTTTTCCGTCGCCACGACCGAATCCTGGCGCGACAAGGCCACCGGCGAGCGCAAGGACCGGACCGAATGGCACAATGTCGTCATTTTCAATGAAGCCCTGGGCAAGATCGCCGAGCAATATTGCAAGAAGGGCACGAAGGTTTACCTCGAAGGGCAATTGCAGACCCGCGAATACACCGACAAGGACGGCAACCAGCGCAAGTCGACCGAAGTCGTGTTGCAGCGGTTCCGTGGCGAGTTGACCCTGCTCGACAGCCGTCGCGACAGCGAGGAGCGTGGCTCCTTCAGCGGCGGTGGTGGCGGCGGCGAATTTGGTCGCTCCTCGCCGATGGAACAGCGTCGCGCCCCGTCGGGTGGTGGTGGCGGTGGTGGCAGCCGCGCCCCGGCGCCGATCGACGACGACATCCCGTTCTAG